A region from the Rhodohalobacter sp. 614A genome encodes:
- a CDS encoding ATP-dependent helicase: MADIQQILRDNLTSEQLEAATDETKEILCLACAGSGKSRTLAYRIARLVAEGEKPESIVAFTFTNKAAESIKIRVADALISSGVDPKILGAMYLGTIDSYCGFILGEINADYRQFDMLDSNRLTMFIMSRAAELDIYQLINSRNSKYFKTIQNVVESWNIVNNEMLELNSIAELDDRLGNTLINLRQLLHRDKFMDFSYAQRLAIEELNAGHRSEDVLHHVKHLMVDEYQDVNPAQEQLISNIYEHAESLFVVGDDDQSIYSWRGADVRNILEFPDRYPESSQHELSTNFRSTPNIINASTNFIENQLGASRFPKTPTPSEGNTNHPSQIGKFWFDNRNEEAIWVAKRIQYMLGKSFFDNEMNEIRGLTPGDFAILMRSTHGSGDVLRHEPFTNSLDNLNLPYFIETEGSIFSHPPVNVLHQTFSLLRDSNPDRTTVRNLYNDLVISVFPQTNFTDYADLIAQWGRLIHGSRASVRRKVYPQEFVHQLLEVFKYDESNFDYMDNKALGVFSSIMLDVESVYMSIDSTARFHQVLNFLDNVAEGGYETSQDIVLQRPDRVFVSTIHKAKGLEFPVTFIVDMEQARFPGPVDRTYKKWLPEELMANAFTSGRYANTLENDIRLFYTAVTRSERYLYLSGCKSLPTGTKVWKRSNFMNEFIYDEIEENSEELPPNLSEAEPKSRVDDSIKPTSFTEVQYYLRCPKEYQFRKQYGFNPSVPEMFGFGQTTHVTIGKLHELYKNHRPSDEQIDETVEEIFHLKHVPQSRNPQENPGPYERAKEKTRDIIKSYVDKHDDDFTQEKRVEARFEIPAENTVISGAIDLMIKENSEGEIESATVIDFKSMELGEDGDEFNEELDWISLSLQVQLYALAATQVLGENAKTGKIHFLKDNKRVEIPVDDQSLENALKNVEWAVKQIINRDYPMRPATDKCDKCDFKRLCKKELQDFRDDDVPPPIKTPHGEMLITCFSQIET, translated from the coding sequence ATGGCTGATATACAACAAATCTTAAGAGACAATCTAACATCAGAACAACTTGAAGCCGCTACAGACGAAACAAAGGAAATATTATGCCTTGCATGTGCTGGGTCAGGAAAATCAAGAACCCTAGCTTATAGAATTGCTAGGTTAGTCGCTGAAGGTGAAAAACCAGAAAGTATTGTTGCTTTCACTTTTACAAATAAAGCAGCTGAATCAATAAAAATTAGAGTGGCCGATGCTTTGATATCAAGTGGTGTTGATCCAAAAATTCTTGGTGCAATGTATTTAGGTACAATAGATTCATACTGTGGATTTATTTTGGGAGAAATAAATGCGGATTATAGACAATTTGATATGTTGGACTCTAACCGCTTAACAATGTTTATAATGTCAAGAGCAGCGGAATTAGACATTTATCAACTTATAAATAGCCGAAACTCAAAATATTTTAAAACTATACAAAATGTTGTAGAGTCTTGGAATATTGTAAATAATGAAATGTTAGAGCTGAATTCCATTGCGGAACTTGATGATAGGTTAGGAAATACTCTTATCAATCTTAGACAGTTACTTCATAGAGATAAATTTATGGATTTCTCTTATGCTCAAAGGTTAGCGATTGAAGAATTGAATGCTGGACATCGATCCGAAGATGTCTTGCATCATGTAAAACACCTTATGGTTGATGAATATCAAGATGTGAATCCGGCACAAGAACAGTTAATCTCTAATATATATGAACATGCTGAATCTTTATTCGTAGTTGGTGATGATGATCAGTCCATCTATTCCTGGCGAGGTGCAGACGTAAGAAATATTCTAGAATTTCCTGATAGATATCCAGAGAGTTCTCAACATGAGCTTTCAACTAATTTTAGAAGTACTCCCAATATAATTAATGCCTCCACGAATTTTATTGAAAACCAACTTGGTGCAAGTAGATTCCCTAAAACTCCTACACCATCCGAGGGAAACACTAACCATCCTAGCCAAATTGGTAAATTCTGGTTTGATAATCGTAATGAAGAGGCAATATGGGTTGCTAAAAGAATACAGTATATGTTAGGAAAATCTTTTTTTGATAATGAAATGAATGAAATCAGAGGCCTTACACCTGGTGACTTCGCAATTCTAATGAGATCTACTCATGGTAGCGGTGACGTCCTCCGACATGAACCTTTTACGAATTCATTAGACAATCTTAATTTACCATATTTTATTGAGACAGAGGGTTCAATTTTTTCACATCCACCAGTAAATGTTTTACACCAGACATTTTCACTCTTAAGAGATTCAAATCCTGATCGTACAACTGTTAGAAATCTATACAATGATTTAGTTATATCAGTATTTCCACAAACAAATTTTACTGATTATGCGGATCTAATCGCTCAATGGGGTAGATTAATTCATGGCTCAAGAGCAAGTGTACGTAGAAAAGTTTATCCTCAAGAATTTGTACATCAGTTACTTGAAGTATTTAAATATGATGAGTCAAATTTTGACTACATGGACAATAAAGCTCTTGGAGTTTTTAGCTCAATAATGTTAGATGTTGAATCAGTTTACATGAGTATTGATTCAACTGCTCGCTTTCATCAAGTGCTCAATTTTTTAGATAACGTTGCTGAAGGTGGTTATGAAACAAGTCAAGATATTGTACTTCAGAGACCAGACAGGGTATTTGTTTCAACAATTCACAAAGCTAAAGGATTAGAGTTTCCTGTTACTTTTATTGTAGATATGGAACAAGCTAGATTTCCTGGACCAGTTGATCGAACATACAAAAAATGGCTGCCTGAAGAATTGATGGCGAATGCTTTCACCTCTGGAAGATATGCTAATACGCTAGAAAACGATATAAGATTATTTTATACAGCCGTTACTCGATCGGAACGTTACTTATATTTGTCGGGGTGTAAGAGTTTGCCAACCGGCACAAAAGTTTGGAAAAGATCAAATTTTATGAATGAATTTATCTATGATGAAATCGAGGAAAACTCAGAAGAACTTCCACCAAATCTCTCTGAGGCTGAACCAAAATCAAGAGTTGATGATAGCATCAAACCTACGAGTTTTACTGAGGTTCAGTATTATTTAAGATGTCCCAAAGAATATCAATTCAGGAAACAGTATGGTTTTAATCCATCTGTACCCGAAATGTTTGGATTTGGTCAAACTACTCATGTAACGATAGGCAAATTGCACGAACTGTATAAAAATCATCGACCTTCAGATGAACAAATTGATGAGACTGTTGAAGAGATATTTCATCTAAAACATGTACCCCAAAGTAGAAACCCTCAGGAAAATCCAGGGCCCTATGAAAGAGCAAAAGAAAAAACACGTGATATTATAAAAAGTTATGTTGATAAGCATGATGATGATTTTACTCAAGAGAAAAGAGTCGAGGCCAGATTTGAAATCCCTGCTGAAAATACAGTCATCTCTGGGGCAATTGATTTAATGATAAAAGAAAATTCAGAAGGAGAAATTGAAAGCGCTACGGTAATTGATTTTAAATCAATGGAATTAGGAGAGGATGGTGATGAGTTTAATGAGGAGCTTGACTGGATTTCACTTTCATTACAAGTTCAACTCTATGCACTAGCAGCCACTCAAGTTTTAGGAGAAAATGCAAAAACTGGTAAAATCCATTTTTTAAAGGATAATAAAAGAGTAGAAATACCAGTTGACGATCAATCTTTAGAAAATGCATTAAAAAATGTTGAGTGGGCAGTAAAACAAATCATTAATAGGGACTATCCAATGCGTCCAGCTACTGACAAATGTGATAAATGCGATTTTAAAAGATTGTGTAAAAAGGAGTTACAAGATTTTCGTGATGATGACGTACCTCCTCCTATTAAAACTCCTCATGGTGAGATGTTAATTACTTGTTTTAGTCAAATAGAAACATAA
- a CDS encoding HNH endonuclease, which produces MQLTDTIINALTSLHSDTSHNWPEETRGRAPHKPLLLLSVMDGMEQGWIKGNNIELSQSLVETFFTYWKVVMGEERVTTIALPFFYMKSEPFWDLVYKKDKPEYQTAPSLGGLKDRADYAILDDQFFRMMSDPQQREMIRALLARSYFSPEVHKKLAAIRSFNYQSYDYSRQLEAFAAEPFRKDHTQEESVKYRTTQTQVRDAGFSKTVRSVYNYTCAVCRSKVITQGGSTLVDGAHIIPRSQSNNDDPRNGLALCKSHHWMFDEYMLTVTPDYTIRLSKWLKEENNNVGNLWDLNKESILLPEAIGYQPAREALENHYLRFKEVQ; this is translated from the coding sequence ATGCAACTGACGGATACCATCATAAACGCCTTAACCTCCCTCCATTCGGATACCTCCCACAACTGGCCGGAGGAGACCAGGGGACGGGCTCCGCATAAGCCGCTTTTATTGTTGAGTGTGATGGATGGAATGGAACAGGGCTGGATTAAAGGCAACAACATTGAACTCAGCCAATCGCTTGTTGAGACATTTTTTACCTACTGGAAGGTGGTGATGGGAGAGGAGAGGGTTACAACTATTGCGCTGCCTTTTTTCTATATGAAGAGTGAACCGTTCTGGGACTTGGTTTACAAGAAGGACAAACCGGAGTATCAAACAGCTCCCTCTCTGGGAGGATTAAAAGACCGCGCTGATTATGCTATTCTGGACGATCAGTTTTTTCGTATGATGAGCGATCCGCAGCAGAGAGAAATGATCCGTGCATTGCTTGCAAGAAGCTATTTTTCTCCAGAAGTCCACAAGAAACTCGCTGCCATCCGTTCATTTAACTACCAGTCCTACGATTATTCCAGGCAATTGGAGGCTTTCGCAGCGGAGCCGTTCAGAAAGGATCACACACAAGAAGAGAGCGTGAAATACAGAACAACCCAAACACAAGTACGCGATGCCGGATTCAGTAAAACCGTCCGGTCAGTCTACAATTACACCTGCGCGGTTTGCCGTTCCAAAGTGATTACACAGGGCGGCAGCACGCTTGTGGACGGTGCACACATTATTCCGAGAAGCCAAAGCAATAACGACGACCCGCGCAACGGCCTCGCCCTCTGCAAATCACACCACTGGATGTTCGATGAGTATATGCTGACCGTAACCCCGGATTATACCATCCGGCTCTCCAAATGGTTAAAAGAAGAAAATAATAACGTTGGGAACTTGTGGGATTTGAACAAAGAAAGTATACTCCTGCCTGAGGCGATTGGGTACCAACCTGCCCGGGAGGCGTTGGAAAATCATTATTTAAGATTTAAGGAAGTTCAGTAA
- a CDS encoding zinc-binding dehydrogenase, with protein sequence MTSFHYGSIALELTIKIQYSFFMRQIVNTTNGNYDILQIQEVPDLEPANDEILIQVKASGLNFADILARKGQYQDAPDKPCVMGYEVSGVIKDVGSGVNKDWIGKEVVAITRFGGQAEQVVVKQSQIHEKPDRLSFEEAATLPVNYLTAWVLLVVMGGLREDESVLIHNAGGGMGLAQLDIAKHIGATTFGTSSQQKHDFLSDRGLDHPIDYRNNDWYSELMNLTNDRGVELVTDPLGGKHWKQSYKALRSTGRLGMFGISTASSDSGGLKATFNLLKTVVGMPFYHPIPLLNKNNGVFGVNLGHLWHEPDKASLWMKEILEGVEEGWINPHVDTTFSFDDVGDAHRYIEERKNIGKVILVP encoded by the coding sequence TTGACTTCATTTCACTATGGCTCCATTGCGCTCGAACTGACGATTAAAATTCAATATTCATTTTTTATGAGACAAATTGTAAACACAACCAACGGCAATTACGACATACTCCAAATTCAGGAAGTTCCTGATTTAGAACCAGCCAATGATGAAATCCTAATCCAGGTGAAGGCCTCCGGTTTGAACTTCGCCGATATCCTTGCCCGAAAAGGACAATACCAGGATGCTCCGGATAAACCCTGCGTAATGGGATATGAAGTTTCCGGGGTAATTAAGGATGTAGGATCGGGTGTCAATAAAGACTGGATAGGGAAAGAAGTTGTAGCCATTACACGATTCGGCGGACAGGCGGAGCAGGTTGTAGTAAAACAGAGCCAGATTCATGAAAAACCGGATCGACTTTCATTTGAAGAGGCCGCCACACTTCCGGTTAATTACCTGACGGCGTGGGTATTACTTGTGGTGATGGGCGGACTCCGGGAGGATGAATCGGTACTCATCCACAATGCCGGTGGAGGAATGGGGCTCGCCCAGCTCGACATCGCCAAACACATCGGGGCGACCACATTTGGAACGTCCAGCCAACAAAAGCACGATTTTCTGAGCGATCGAGGACTGGACCATCCCATCGATTATAGAAATAACGACTGGTATTCCGAGCTGATGAATCTCACCAATGACCGAGGCGTGGAGCTGGTCACGGATCCACTTGGAGGCAAGCACTGGAAACAAAGTTATAAAGCGTTGCGATCCACCGGCCGCTTGGGGATGTTCGGCATTTCAACAGCCAGCTCCGATTCCGGCGGACTCAAAGCTACCTTCAATCTCCTGAAAACCGTCGTTGGGATGCCGTTTTATCACCCTATTCCACTTTTAAATAAGAATAACGGGGTTTTCGGCGTAAACCTCGGCCACCTCTGGCACGAACCCGATAAAGCGTCACTTTGGATGAAAGAGATCTTGGAAGGCGTGGAAGAGGGCTGGATCAACCCGCATGTAGATACCACATTTTCCTTTGATGATGTGGGTGATGCACACCGGTATATCGAGGAGAGAAAGAATATCGGGAAAGTAATTTTAGTTCCTTGA
- a CDS encoding TrpB-like pyridoxal phosphate-dependent enzyme: MNRKIMLNESDIPTKWYNIVADMPNKPLPPLNPKTRQPAGPDDLSPIFPMGLIEQEVSTEQYIEIPDEVREIYKIWRPTPMYRATGLEKMLDTPAKIYYKYEGVSPSGSHKPNTAVPQAYYNKKEGVKSITTETGAGQWGTALAFACSQFDLKCEVYMVRISYDQKPYRKVMMNTFGADVYPSPSDRTEAGRKILEKTPDTSGSLGIAISEAIERAVGDENTKYSLGSVLNHVLLHQTIIGQEAIKQLEYAGDYPDVVVAPLGGGSNFAGISFPFLKNNLTDGKNTRFVAVEPASCPKLTRGKFMYDHGDSAGYTPLLPMYTLGHNFTPAAIHAGGLRYHGASVLCSQLLKDDLIEAVALQQLECFEAGVMFAKAEGIISAPEATHGIAQVIREARQAKEEGTEKTILFNLCGHGFVDMAAYDDYFAGKLSDHEIEEERLTENIKEIEELQPQ, from the coding sequence ATGAACCGAAAAATCATGCTCAACGAATCGGATATCCCCACAAAATGGTACAACATTGTGGCGGATATGCCCAATAAACCTCTGCCGCCGCTGAATCCAAAAACACGCCAGCCGGCCGGACCGGATGACCTGAGCCCGATTTTTCCGATGGGATTGATCGAGCAGGAAGTCTCCACAGAGCAGTACATTGAAATTCCGGATGAGGTTCGGGAGATCTACAAGATCTGGCGGCCAACGCCGATGTATCGCGCCACGGGTTTGGAAAAGATGCTGGATACGCCAGCAAAAATTTACTACAAATATGAAGGTGTGAGTCCGAGTGGATCACATAAGCCAAATACCGCAGTTCCCCAGGCGTACTACAACAAGAAAGAAGGGGTAAAAAGTATTACGACGGAAACCGGCGCGGGTCAGTGGGGAACGGCCCTGGCGTTTGCATGCTCCCAGTTTGATTTGAAGTGCGAAGTGTATATGGTTCGGATCAGCTACGATCAAAAACCCTATCGAAAAGTGATGATGAATACATTCGGTGCGGATGTGTATCCATCACCCAGCGACAGAACCGAAGCGGGCCGAAAGATTCTTGAAAAAACACCGGATACCAGCGGTAGTCTTGGAATTGCCATTTCCGAAGCGATTGAACGCGCGGTGGGTGATGAGAATACAAAATATTCTCTCGGTTCGGTGCTAAATCATGTTCTCTTGCATCAAACGATTATTGGCCAGGAAGCGATCAAGCAATTGGAATATGCCGGGGATTATCCTGATGTGGTGGTTGCTCCGCTTGGAGGCGGTTCAAATTTTGCCGGCATCTCATTTCCGTTTCTGAAGAATAATCTCACGGATGGCAAAAACACGCGATTTGTAGCGGTTGAACCGGCATCCTGTCCCAAACTAACCCGCGGCAAGTTCATGTACGATCATGGCGATTCTGCCGGATATACGCCACTGTTACCAATGTACACCTTAGGCCACAACTTTACACCGGCGGCCATCCATGCGGGCGGGCTGCGATATCACGGAGCCAGTGTATTGTGCAGCCAGTTGCTGAAAGATGATTTGATTGAAGCCGTGGCTCTCCAGCAACTCGAGTGTTTTGAAGCCGGTGTGATGTTTGCGAAAGCCGAAGGAATTATCTCCGCTCCCGAAGCAACACATGGTATAGCCCAGGTAATTCGGGAGGCCAGGCAAGCCAAAGAGGAGGGAACTGAAAAGACGATTCTCTTTAATCTCTGTGGACATGGATTCGTGGACATGGCAGCCTATGACGACTATTTCGCCGGCAAGCTGAGTGATCACGAAATTGAAGAAGAACGATTGACCGAAAACATCAAAGAGATCGAAGAACTTCAGCCGCAATAG
- a CDS encoding DUF3127 domain-containing protein, which yields MDLKLSGRVFKVLDEQSGESKNGPWRKRDFILETKGKFPKKVCITQWGDNIDKQAVEEDLEVTVYIDIQSREYKGNWYTDVKAWKVEQGSGEVNAPPSAPGMTMEGNQEIDYDEDDVPF from the coding sequence ATGGATCTCAAACTAAGCGGTCGGGTATTTAAAGTTTTAGATGAACAATCAGGAGAAAGTAAAAACGGTCCCTGGCGGAAGCGGGATTTTATCCTCGAAACAAAGGGCAAGTTTCCCAAGAAAGTATGCATCACCCAGTGGGGCGATAACATCGATAAGCAGGCAGTGGAAGAAGATCTGGAAGTGACCGTTTACATCGACATCCAAAGCCGGGAATACAAGGGAAACTGGTACACGGATGTTAAAGCATGGAAAGTGGAACAGGGCTCTGGAGAAGTGAACGCCCCGCCAAGTGCTCCGGGTATGACCATGGAAGGAAACCAAGAGATCGACTATGATGAAGACGATGTGCCGTTTTGA
- a CDS encoding type II toxin-antitoxin system VapC family toxin encodes MAIRVLADVNVCLDVLMDRKPFVEYSGRIFEEAEKGKIILMISGLSFDTLFYVMRPSMGAKKTTELLRLLCSHIEIGTIDDKVVRQAIEAGWRDLEDALQYYCALENDCDYLVTRNQGDFKSKDKRVKIVSPKTCIEEVI; translated from the coding sequence ATGGCGATTAGGGTATTAGCTGACGTGAATGTTTGCCTGGATGTTTTAATGGATCGAAAGCCATTCGTAGAGTATTCCGGGAGAATTTTTGAAGAGGCTGAAAAAGGTAAAATCATCCTAATGATTTCCGGGCTGTCCTTTGACACTCTTTTCTATGTGATGAGACCCTCCATGGGAGCAAAGAAAACAACAGAACTGCTTCGCTTACTTTGCTCTCATATTGAGATCGGAACGATTGATGATAAAGTAGTAAGACAAGCAATTGAGGCCGGGTGGCGGGATTTGGAAGATGCTTTGCAATATTATTGTGCGTTAGAAAATGACTGCGACTACCTTGTTACCCGAAATCAAGGAGATTTTAAATCAAAAGATAAAAGGGTTAAAATTGTCTCCCCTAAAACATGTATTGAAGAAGTTATTTAA
- a CDS encoding DUF6364 family protein: MKKKLTLTIEESISNRAKRLAKREGTSVSEIVEQYLAEKTSEDTKWKPKEGSWTAKMLGSIPISDELKENDIKKIKEKEILKKYGD, translated from the coding sequence ATGAAGAAAAAGCTAACACTCACAATTGAAGAGTCTATATCGAACCGTGCCAAGCGATTGGCAAAACGGGAGGGGACGAGCGTTTCAGAAATAGTAGAGCAATATCTGGCAGAAAAAACATCAGAAGACACAAAATGGAAGCCGAAGGAAGGTTCCTGGACTGCTAAAATGCTGGGCAGTATTCCAATTTCTGATGAGCTAAAAGAGAACGATATCAAAAAGATCAAAGAGAAAGAGATTCTGAAAAAGTATGGCGATTAG
- a CDS encoding ABC-F family ATP-binding cassette domain-containing protein, with protein MTILSVENLSKSFGVNLLFENLTFGISDGDKTALVAPNGTGKSTLLKILAGKEPADSGEVMTQNGIRVGYLAQEPELDDALTIQEYISKGDSELVRIVQEYERAAHAQAEDFNPQTQKAFEKATAAMEAADAWDYEQRMEQILGILKINDLDQSISTLSGGERKRVALAFVLIDNPDFLILDEPTNHLDLDMIEWLESYLIQAKITLLMVTHDRYFLDRVCDHILEIDYGKLYHHRGNYQYYLEKRAEREAVRQTEMHKAEQLFKKELEWMRRGPKARTSKSKSRIQSFYDVKDKVKGKTEESELQLEAGMERMGKKILELENISKRFDETVILNNFSYSFKRGERIGIIGKNGVGKSTFLKILTGELQADSGQVDSGETIVFGHFQQKGIEVDETMRVIDVLKEVALVIELSDGSQISASQFLEHFLFTPEMQYTPVEKLSGGEKRRLGLMMTLIKNPNFLILDEPTNDLDLDTLQILEDFLLNFGGCLIVVSHDRFFMDKLVDHYFAFEGRGMIRDHHGTYSEYRELKAEEEAERKRQIQAQKSEKKTTSYQNRQSNTSNKLTFAERKEFKKLEKEVAQLEEEVEALEEEMNQPGIDYKKREELSGKYMKLKDEVDEKTVRWLELAEKEG; from the coding sequence ATGACAATCCTCTCTGTAGAAAATCTTTCAAAAAGTTTTGGTGTCAATCTTCTTTTCGAAAATCTCACATTTGGAATTTCAGATGGAGACAAGACGGCACTTGTTGCGCCGAATGGAACGGGAAAATCTACCTTACTAAAAATTCTGGCCGGCAAAGAACCGGCTGATTCCGGCGAAGTAATGACCCAAAATGGTATCCGTGTTGGATATTTGGCGCAGGAACCCGAGCTTGATGACGCACTCACAATTCAAGAATATATTTCAAAAGGAGATTCGGAACTTGTGAGGATTGTTCAAGAGTATGAACGGGCTGCTCACGCACAAGCCGAAGATTTTAATCCCCAAACTCAAAAAGCGTTCGAAAAAGCGACGGCTGCAATGGAAGCGGCAGATGCCTGGGATTATGAGCAGCGGATGGAGCAGATCCTTGGAATTCTGAAGATCAACGATTTAGACCAATCCATTTCAACGCTTTCCGGTGGTGAACGCAAACGGGTTGCTTTGGCTTTTGTGCTGATCGACAATCCTGATTTTTTAATTCTTGATGAGCCGACCAACCATTTGGACTTGGATATGATTGAATGGCTGGAGAGCTATTTGATTCAGGCAAAAATCACCTTACTCATGGTTACTCACGACCGCTATTTTCTGGATCGTGTTTGTGACCATATCCTCGAAATCGATTACGGAAAACTTTATCACCATAGGGGAAATTATCAATATTATCTCGAAAAACGGGCGGAGAGAGAGGCGGTTCGCCAGACCGAGATGCACAAAGCTGAACAACTTTTTAAAAAAGAGTTGGAATGGATGCGACGCGGCCCCAAAGCGAGAACGTCAAAATCCAAATCCCGGATTCAGTCTTTTTACGATGTAAAGGATAAAGTGAAGGGTAAAACGGAGGAGTCTGAACTTCAGCTGGAAGCCGGCATGGAGCGAATGGGTAAGAAGATTTTGGAGCTTGAAAATATTTCCAAGCGGTTTGATGAAACAGTGATTCTGAACAATTTCAGTTACTCATTCAAACGGGGAGAACGGATCGGCATTATCGGGAAGAACGGGGTCGGGAAAAGTACATTTTTAAAAATTCTGACGGGTGAATTGCAAGCCGATTCCGGACAAGTAGATTCCGGAGAAACCATTGTTTTCGGGCATTTTCAGCAGAAAGGAATTGAAGTTGATGAGACGATGCGCGTGATTGATGTTTTGAAGGAGGTCGCCTTGGTCATTGAATTATCTGATGGAAGCCAAATTTCTGCCTCTCAATTTTTAGAGCACTTTTTGTTTACCCCGGAGATGCAATACACGCCCGTTGAAAAGCTGAGCGGTGGTGAAAAACGCCGGCTTGGGTTGATGATGACGCTTATCAAAAATCCTAACTTCCTGATTCTGGATGAGCCAACCAATGACCTTGATCTGGATACTCTTCAAATATTGGAAGACTTTCTTTTGAATTTTGGAGGTTGCCTGATCGTTGTATCTCACGACCGGTTTTTTATGGATAAACTGGTAGATCATTACTTTGCGTTTGAAGGTAGAGGTATGATTCGGGACCATCACGGTACATATAGTGAGTATCGCGAATTGAAAGCAGAGGAAGAAGCAGAAAGAAAACGACAGATTCAGGCTCAGAAGAGTGAAAAGAAGACAACCAGTTATCAAAACAGGCAATCCAACACATCCAATAAACTGACGTTTGCTGAGCGAAAAGAGTTCAAGAAACTGGAAAAAGAGGTAGCTCAACTTGAGGAAGAAGTTGAGGCGTTGGAAGAGGAGATGAATCAACCCGGAATCGACTATAAAAAAAGGGAAGAGCTGTCTGGAAAATACATGAAATTAAAAGACGAAGTGGATGAAAAAACAGTACGTTGGCTGGAGCTGGCGGAGAAAGAGGGGTGA
- a CDS encoding Fic family protein, whose product MSIKLIYFDTYFQYIEIIDMSYHPEKPYNLLSPLPPEVELESPAVLKAAIAANRTLAELKGKSESLPNPSILVNSIVLQEAKASSEIENVVTTNDKLFTALSANDSTVDPQTKEVLRYRQALWKGIHYLENHSLNTDLFIELMQIIKETDAGIRSEPGTVIANPNTRKIIYWPPEGGALIRNLLVNLEAYIYEKDDTDPLIKMAVIHYQFEAIHPFDVGNGRTGRLLNILYLIKMNLLHHPTLYLSEAIIRQKSEYYRRLRAVTEEADWESWILFILEAVKETSDQTMKRINQILTLLNETVESAKNQLPDRVYSKELIELLFEQPYCKVKFLVDRGIAKRQTAADYLRELENIGILKSKQVGRENLFLNTRLYELLTHTE is encoded by the coding sequence ATGTCGATAAAATTGATATATTTCGACACATATTTCCAATATATCGAGATCATCGACATGTCTTATCATCCTGAAAAACCCTATAACCTGCTGTCTCCCCTTCCGCCGGAAGTGGAATTGGAATCCCCTGCTGTTTTGAAAGCCGCCATTGCTGCAAACAGGACATTGGCTGAACTGAAAGGGAAATCAGAAAGCTTACCCAATCCTTCTATACTGGTAAATTCAATTGTATTGCAGGAAGCAAAGGCGAGTTCGGAAATCGAAAATGTAGTCACCACAAACGACAAACTTTTTACAGCCCTTTCTGCCAATGACAGCACCGTTGATCCGCAAACCAAAGAGGTTCTTCGCTATCGGCAGGCATTATGGAAGGGAATTCATTATTTGGAAAATCATTCTCTCAATACAGATTTGTTCATTGAATTAATGCAAATCATTAAAGAGACAGATGCCGGAATCCGGTCGGAACCGGGTACGGTGATTGCCAATCCAAATACACGGAAAATCATCTATTGGCCGCCAGAGGGCGGGGCGTTGATTCGCAATCTTCTTGTCAATTTAGAAGCGTACATTTATGAGAAAGACGACACGGATCCACTTATTAAAATGGCTGTGATTCATTACCAGTTTGAAGCGATTCACCCGTTTGATGTCGGTAACGGGCGAACCGGTCGACTCCTGAATATTCTCTACCTGATAAAAATGAACCTGCTTCATCATCCTACTCTTTACCTCAGTGAAGCAATCATTCGCCAAAAATCTGAATATTACAGGCGGCTCCGGGCGGTAACCGAAGAGGCCGACTGGGAATCGTGGATTCTTTTTATTCTGGAGGCTGTAAAGGAAACGTCCGACCAGACAATGAAACGTATTAATCAAATTCTCACTCTTCTGAATGAAACGGTTGAGTCGGCTAAAAATCAACTACCTGACCGGGTTTACTCCAAGGAACTGATTGAACTTCTTTTCGAGCAACCCTATTGTAAAGTAAAATTTCTTGTTGACCGGGGAATTGCCAAACGCCAGACCGCAGCAGATTATTTGCGTGAACTTGAAAATATTGGAATCTTGAAAAGCAAACAGGTCGGCCGCGAAAACCTGTTTCTGAACACCCGGCTTTACGAACTTTTGACGCACACGGAATAA